A region of Culicoides brevitarsis isolate CSIRO-B50_1 chromosome 1, AGI_CSIRO_Cbre_v1, whole genome shotgun sequence DNA encodes the following proteins:
- the LOC134831487 gene encoding mannose-1-phosphate guanyltransferase alpha has protein sequence MSLIKAVILIGGPQKGTRFRPLSLDVPKPLFPVAGRPMIQHHIEACLKLPDLKEILIIGYYPTAQIQQFVVDMQNLYDLNIRYLQEFTPLGTAGGMHHFRDQIRAGNPQAFFILNGDVCADFPLEELYNFHMAKGGIITIMGTEATKQQSVHYGCLVTDKNTGSVTHYVEKPNSYVSTLINCGVYVCSPEIFQDMSNVFYARQQNYGGFMNGNNGAEVIQLETDIVTPMAGTGKLYALPVSNWWSQVKTAGSAIYSNRHYLELYKKTHPERLTNAGTRNDGEGDGSLICTIIPDVYIHPTAQVHPTAVLGPNVAISAGVVIGPGVRIRESIILDNAVIRDHTLILHSIVGKGSTIGAWARVEGTPSDPDPNKPFAKMENPPLFNSEGKLNPSITILGYSVTVSAEMILLNSIVLPHKELTRSYKNEIIL, from the exons ATGTCTCTAATTAAAGCTGTAATATTGATTGGAGGTCCTCAGAAAGGCACCCGATTTCGTCCTTTGTCTCTCGACGTGCCAAAACCCTTGTTTCCTGTTGCCGg tCGTCCCATGATCCAACATCACATCGAGGCATGTCTAAAGCTCCCggatttgaaggaaattttaattatcggATACTATCCAACTGCCCAGATCCAACAATTCGTCGTTGACATGCAAAATTTGTACGATTTGAACATCAGATACTTGCAGGAATTCACTCCGCTGGGCACTGCAGGCGGCATGCATCATTTTCGCGATCAAATTCGTGCGGGAAATCCTCAGGCCTTTTTTATCCTGAACGGAGATGTTTGTGCTGACTTTCCTTTGGAAGAATTGTACAATTTTCACATGGCAAAAGGCGGAATTATCACAATTATGGGTACGGAAGCGACGAAACAGCAGTCTGTGCATTACGGATGTCTTGTAACAGACAAAAATACGGGCTCCGTGACGCACTATGTTGAAAAGCCGAATAGTTATGTCTCGACTTTGATCAATTGCGGCGTTTACGTGTGTTCGCCGGAGATTTTTCAAGACATGTCGAACGTTTTTTATGCGCGCCAACAAAATTACGGCGGATTCATGAACGGCAATAACGGAGCTGAGGTCATTCAACTCGAAACTGATATTGTGACGCCCATGGCGGGCACGGGAAAATTATATGCCTTGCCCGTGTCGAATTGGTGGTCGCAAGTTAAGACAGCGGGAAGTGCAATTTACTCGAATCGTCACTATTTGGAGCTTTACAAGAAAACTCATCCGGAACGTTTGACGAATGCGGGCACCCGAAATGACGGCGAAGGCGATGGAAGTCTCATTTGCACGATTATCCCGGATGTTTACATTCATCCGACGGCGCAAGTGCATCCAACAGCTGTGCTTGGACCAAATGTTGCAATTAGTGCAGGTGTCGTTATCGGACCTGGCGTGCGAATTCGCGAGTCAATTATCCTCGATAACGCTGTGATTCGAGATCATACGTTGATTTTGCACAGTATTGTGGGCAAAGGAAGCACAATTGGGGCATGGGCTCGTGTCGAGGGAACTCCATCAGATCCAGATCCAAATAAGCCCTTTGCTAAAATGGAAAATCCGCCGCTTTTTAACTCTGAAGGCAAACTTAATCCGTCAATTACGATTTTGGGATACTCGGTTACGGTCTCTGCGGAGATGATTTTACTGAATTCGATTGTCTTGCCACACAAGGAACTGACGAgaagttataaaaatgaaattattttataa
- the LOC134838415 gene encoding uncharacterized protein LOC134838415: MLSKEKSQEIMDSDATFCTEIENRNDAQTLHEILTGESLPGKSASQPLTLSVEGKRYNTRSSLSQDETQLRKRQREQTLAAMKSRLRQIQARLRKNDISSAESQVLEAELREMSQKVDERSTKATIQNVLSQLQNIREPSKVSVVPQMAQKKKSGRKMKPHRWCKPLRFKPKSSKMSKKGVLTKNPETNVNDSQTIVALEETSLSDKFKNCKELLNQSINLFNQDKAAPYQIDLNETIDRLQEIMDRTKALMEAQRREREEKRKAVTQIPQFPPKKPRTDFDPYSAPYSEELFSDTIIPATQKNPENSWFNDSIIPLGQQMPSEMKTSFTKNSFNLQSDNSVSDLFVSKDFSDMEKDKSSSFAFKTDDEKTFFDPKCAQQSFDMNSSLMSSQVNESEDDKKLIQGSFTESLLQNSLFMSPGAKPKEQKLTKSPKIHDFHHSSTPKTDQNASNDQILNESHEISIVEPSNGANLKQTTSKNRLFNPIHVHLLAKRLHLNEIFLKHVISETFRQVDAIERQFALQPDPQSMEVDPDESHVSNTPMKPSVRSSNRKISDEIFNIPVFEQF; this comes from the exons ATGCTCTCGAAGGAAAAAAGTCAAGAAATCATGGATTCCGACGCTACTTTCTGCACTGAGATTGAAAATCGTAATGACGCCCAAACATTACACGAAATCCTCACGGGCGAGAGTCTTCCGGGAAAAAGTGCTTCGCAACCATTGACGTTGAGCGTCGAAGGAAAGCGTTACAACACTCGAAGCTCCTTGAGTCAAGACGAGACTCAGTTGCGGAAACGCCAACGCGAACAAACTTTGGCAGCGATGAAATCTCGTTTGAGACAAATTCAAGCTCGATTGCGGAAAAATGACATCAGTTCTGCCGAATCGCAAGTTTTGGAAGCCGAATTACGCGAAATGAGTCAAAAAGTTGACGAGAGATCGACTAAAGCGACAATTCAGAACGTCCTTTCGCAATTGCAAAACATTCGAGAGCCTTCAAAGGTTTCCGTTGTTCCTCAAATGGCTCAGAAAAAGAAATCTGGTCGCAAAATGAAACCTCATCGTTGGTGCAAACCATTGAGATTCAAGCCAAAATCCTCGAAAATGTCCAAAAAAGgagttttaacgaaaaatcccGAGACGAACGTTAATGATTCTCAAACAATTGTTGCTCTTGAGGAAACTTCTCTCAGTGACaagttcaaaaattgcaaGGAACTCTTGAACCAAAGCATCAATTTGTTCAATCAGGACAAAGCAGCGCCGTATCAAATCGATCTGAACGAAACTATTGATCGTTTGCAGGAAATTATGGATCGCACAAAGGCCTTAATGGAAGCTCAAAGACGCGAACGTGAAGAAAAACGCAAGGCAGTTACTCAAATTCCGCAATTTCCGCCAAAGAAGCCACGAACTGACTTCGATCCGTATTCCGCTCCGTACTCCGAAGAGCTATTCAGTGACACGATTATTCCAGCAACGCAGAAAAATCCGGAAAATTCATGGTTCAACGACTCAATTATCCCCTTGGGACAGCAAATGCCGTCGGAAATGAAGACAAGTTTCacgaaaaattccttcaatttGCAATCCGACAACTCAGTCTCAGATTTGTTTGTTTCGAAGGACTTTAGCGACATggaaaaagacaaaagtaGCTCGTTTGCCTTCAAAACAGACGACGAGAAGACATTTTTCGACCCGAAATGCGCTCAACAATCATTCGACATGAATAGTTCGTTGATGTCAAGCCAAGTTAACGAGAGCGAAGACGACAAAAAACTCATTCAAGGCAGTTTTACTGAGAGTTTGCTCCAAAATAGTTTGTTCATGTCGCCAGGAGCGAAGCCAAAGgaacaaaaacttaccaaaagtCCTAAAATTCACGATTTTCACCACTCTAGCACTCCAAAAACGGATCAAAATGCTTCAAACGatcaaattttgaacgaaAGTCATGAAATTTCGATTGTTGAACCTTCGAATGGtgcaaatttgaaacaaacaaCTTCGAAAAATCGACTTTTTAATCCGATTCACGTGCATCTCCTTGCCAAACGTCTTcatttgaacgaaattttcttgaa aCACGTTATTAGCGAAACTTTTCGTCAAGTTGATGCCATTGAACGTCAATTCGCTCTTCAACCGGATCCTCAGTCAATGGAAGTAGATCCTGATGAGTCACATGTCTCCAATACACCCATGAAGCCATCAGTTCGATCCTCAAATCGCAAAATTTCCgacgaaattttcaatattcctgtttttgagcaattctaa